TGAATACGTTGCAAAGGAAGTATTGCTGTTGTAATGGGTTGTCGTCCAGTTGGTTTTTCTGTAATTTGAGAAATATCCATATCACCAAAAGCTGTCAACACCAATGTGCGTGGAATAGGGGTGGCGGTCATTACGAGCATATCAGGTTTATTGCCTTTTGCTGTAAGGGCAAGACGTTGATGAACGCCAAAACGATGTTGTTCATCAATAATGGTTAAGGCAAGATTCTTGTAGGCAACGTTGTTTTGTATGAGGGCATGGGTTCCGATGATAATAGAGGCTTGACCTGATAATGTATCCTTCAGAATATTTGCGCGCAATTTTCCTTTTTCTCGTCCAGTTAAAAGAACTGTTTGTAATCCGATCTTTTCGGCAAGAGGAGCAATCGTAGCAAAATGTTGTCGGGCAAGAACTTCCGTTGGTGCCATTAAAGCTGACTGTCCTGAATTTTCAGCAATTTGTGCGCTTGCCATGAGTGCAACTACGGTTTTTCCTGCTCCTACATCACCTTGCAGAAGCCTTAACATGGGTTCTGGTGAAGCAAGATCATTGGCAATATCTTGTATCGCTTTTTTTTGTCCATTTGTAAGTTGAAAAGGTAAGGCTTTCAGCAATTTTTTAGTGTAAGTTCCTTTTGGGGGGCGAGAAGCCCCTGAAAGAGATTTGGTTTTTAAACGTACTAGCCCAAGAGCCAATTGACAAGCGAGTAATTCATCGTAGGCAAGACGTTTACGTGCTGCACTTTTTAAGGAGAGATCGTCAGGATTGATGGGAGTGTGAATACGGTGTAAAGCAACCGAAAAAGAAGAAAAGTTTTGTTGTTTTTTGACGCTTTCCTCTATCCATTCTGGCAAGAGAGGAATATATTCAAGGGCGTTTTGTATCGTCCGCCTTAGCGTCTTTGCTGATAGTCCGGCAGTAGAGGGATAGACGGGTTCGATCAGTGGCATCTGATTTGATTGTTCACTTGGGGCAATATGATCAGGATGGATCATGGAAAGCTGTCCGTTAAATCGCTCAACTTTACCCGATACAATGACTTTCTTTCCTTCAGGGAGTTGTTTTTTTAGCCAAGGACATTGGGCATGAAAAAAGACCAAATTTATTTTCCCTGTTTGATCATGAGCACTAACACGATAGGGTAATCGATTGCGTTCAATGGGTGGCGGATGGTGCTGATCGACAATAATTTCAAGGGTAACGGTGATCCCTTCTTGTGCAAAAGCAATGCTGGGTCGCATTCTGCGATCTATAACAGATTGAGGCATTAATTGAAGAAGGTCAATAACGGTTGGTTCACGTTGGGCAGGATTAATGTTTAAGACTTTGGCCAGTAAGGCACATATTTTAGGGCTCGTGCCTGGCAGAGCACGGACAGAGGTAAAAAGAGGACGAATAAGGTCTGGAAGCATAAGGAAATTTAGCCTGCTCTTTTTGTTTTTTCTAGTGCTTTAAAGGAGCTTTTTGGGGATAACTCACTGAATATCTCAGGAGAAGTTGCTTAATTGATACTTTGAGTTTTAAGCATAAAAATGAAATTTTAAAGGAGTGTAAAATAAGGATACAATAAGCAAAGAGTGCCAATATCAATAATATTCTGTACAATTTGCTCTTTTTTATTTTTGTGCATTTCTTTGTTATAATTATTAGGTATTTTCTTGATAGAATTCTAATACGCAATATAGATAAAAATGAAGTATCTTGCCGATATGTGGGGGCTGAAGGGGTGTATTAGCATGATGCATAAAAATGCTCTCGGTTAAGAAACGAATGAGAGCTGCGATTTGATATTTATTTTGTAGCGGGAAATTGTGAGAGTGTCAGAGGATAGAAGTAAAATACGAG
This genomic window from Bartonella quintana contains:
- the recG gene encoding ATP-dependent DNA helicase RecG; this encodes MLPDLIRPLFTSVRALPGTSPKICALLAKVLNINPAQREPTVIDLLQLMPQSVIDRRMRPSIAFAQEGITVTLEIIVDQHHPPPIERNRLPYRVSAHDQTGKINLVFFHAQCPWLKKQLPEGKKVIVSGKVERFNGQLSMIHPDHIAPSEQSNQMPLIEPVYPSTAGLSAKTLRRTIQNALEYIPLLPEWIEESVKKQQNFSSFSVALHRIHTPINPDDLSLKSAARKRLAYDELLACQLALGLVRLKTKSLSGASRPPKGTYTKKLLKALPFQLTNGQKKAIQDIANDLASPEPMLRLLQGDVGAGKTVVALMASAQIAENSGQSALMAPTEVLARQHFATIAPLAEKIGLQTVLLTGREKGKLRANILKDTLSGQASIIIGTHALIQNNVAYKNLALTIIDEQHRFGVHQRLALTAKGNKPDMLVMTATPIPRTLVLTAFGDMDISQITEKPTGRQPITTAILPLQRIHELLERIAIALEKGEKLYWICPLVEESTTLELTSIENRFAILRERFGERVGVIHGKMSTDEKEAAMTSFKCGNICILVATTVIEVGVDIPDASIIVIEHAEHFGLSQLHQLRGRVGRGEKKSSCILLYKNPLTKTAAKRLNIIRNTEDGFKIAEEDWRLRGEGELLGTRQSGMPEFHIANLAVHSDLLLIARRDARLFLQHDANFSSKRGKALRLLLDLFRRDDATRLLQAG